One Microlunatus soli genomic window carries:
- a CDS encoding amino acid ABC transporter permease produces MITEPGPPVVGDDWTPSDHQLRRVAFRRRRARRSMVIALLSTLIVVGLLGAGVLGSPGWPRVQQTFFNPAKAAEALPQVLTGLWLNIRVMLVCAVLIGIIGLVLAIVRTLRGPVAFPFRLLATVYVDVFRGLPLLLVIFLLGFGAPALRLQGLPSSVLFWGCAALVLTYSSYVAEVFRAGIESVHPSQRAAARSLGLSHLQTLRHVVLPQAVRRVLPPLMNDLVSLQKDSGLIAVLGVIDAIRAAQISTATDFNFTPYVVAGILFVCLTIPMARLTDWIARKQGFHGAGGLV; encoded by the coding sequence ATGATCACCGAACCCGGCCCGCCGGTCGTCGGCGACGACTGGACACCATCGGACCATCAACTCCGACGGGTCGCCTTCCGTCGGCGGCGAGCCCGTCGGTCGATGGTGATCGCTCTGCTCTCGACCCTGATCGTTGTCGGACTGCTCGGCGCCGGCGTGCTCGGATCTCCTGGCTGGCCGCGCGTCCAGCAGACCTTCTTCAATCCGGCCAAGGCTGCCGAGGCGCTGCCACAGGTGCTGACCGGGCTGTGGCTCAATATCCGGGTGATGCTGGTCTGCGCCGTGCTGATCGGGATCATCGGGTTGGTGTTGGCGATCGTCCGCACCCTGCGCGGGCCGGTGGCGTTCCCGTTCCGGTTGCTCGCCACGGTGTACGTCGACGTGTTCCGCGGGCTGCCGCTGCTGTTGGTGATCTTCCTGCTGGGCTTCGGAGCGCCCGCACTGCGGCTGCAGGGTCTGCCGTCCAGCGTGCTCTTCTGGGGCTGTGCCGCGCTGGTCCTGACCTACTCCTCCTATGTCGCCGAAGTGTTCCGGGCCGGCATCGAGTCGGTCCACCCGTCGCAGCGGGCAGCCGCAAGATCACTGGGCCTGAGTCATCTGCAGACGCTGCGTCATGTCGTGCTGCCGCAGGCGGTCCGTCGGGTGCTGCCGCCGTTGATGAATGATCTTGTCTCGCTGCAGAAGGATTCCGGGCTGATCGCCGTCCTCGGGGTGATCGACGCGATCCGGGCTGCGCAGATCTCGACCGCGACCGACTTCAACTTCACCCCGTACGTGGTGGCCGGGATCCTGTTTGTCTGTCTCACCATCCCGATGGCACGGCTGACCGACTGGATCGCCCGGAAGCAGGGCTTTCACGGGGCAGGTGGTCTGGTATGA
- a CDS encoding ABC transporter substrate-binding protein translates to MSRRSDLLATVLVLTPLLGIAACSAPIDEAAESSASAADCSTDQLAVKTKGTFTIGTDKPAYAPWFVDDDPSNGKGYESTVGYAIADQLGFDKSKVKWETVPFNSVITPGEKTFDIDLNQVSISAERKNAVDFSSGYYDVRQAVITYQGSPIDGKTKISDLTGAKLGAQVGTTSYDAATKQIKPTEQVAVYDTNDLAVQALKNKQIDGIVVDVPTAFYMTAAQLDNGVIVGQLPSGAQPEQFGAVLDKGSELTSCVSKAVDTLRSDGTLDKLEKEWLSAKGAPELT, encoded by the coding sequence ATGTCCCGTCGTTCCGACCTCCTTGCCACCGTCCTCGTCCTCACCCCGCTGCTCGGCATCGCCGCCTGCAGCGCACCGATCGACGAAGCGGCCGAGTCCTCGGCGAGCGCTGCCGACTGCAGCACCGACCAGCTCGCCGTCAAGACCAAGGGCACCTTCACCATCGGCACCGACAAGCCGGCCTACGCGCCGTGGTTCGTCGACGACGACCCGAGCAACGGCAAGGGCTACGAGTCGACGGTCGGTTATGCGATCGCCGACCAGCTCGGCTTCGACAAGTCGAAGGTGAAGTGGGAGACGGTACCGTTCAACTCGGTGATCACGCCGGGTGAGAAGACCTTCGACATCGACCTCAACCAGGTGTCGATCAGCGCCGAGCGCAAGAACGCCGTCGACTTCTCCTCCGGCTACTACGACGTCCGGCAGGCCGTGATCACCTATCAGGGCAGCCCGATCGACGGCAAGACCAAGATCAGCGACCTGACCGGGGCCAAGCTCGGCGCCCAGGTGGGGACGACCTCCTACGACGCCGCCACCAAGCAGATCAAGCCGACCGAACAGGTCGCGGTCTACGACACCAACGATCTCGCCGTGCAGGCATTGAAGAACAAGCAGATCGACGGCATCGTCGTCGACGTCCCGACCGCGTTCTACATGACGGCGGCGCAGTTGGACAACGGCGTGATCGTCGGCCAGTTGCCCTCCGGCGCACAACCCGAGCAGTTCGGGGCCGTGCTGGACAAGGGATCCGAGCTGACCAGCTGCGTCAGCAAGGCAGTGGACACGCTGCGTTCCGACGGCACGTTGGACAAGTTGGAGAAGGAATGGCTGTCGGCCAAAGGAGCGCCGGAGCTGACATGA
- a CDS encoding amino acid ABC transporter ATP-binding protein: protein MTAAVPGASSLLSLSGVRKSFGSRRETNVVLRSIDLEVASGECVVLIGASGSGKSTLLRCINLLETVDDGIITLDGVEITDPGVAVDRIRGRIGIVFQAYNLFPHLSVIDNITLAPTRVHKVPVAAARRRAMEMLERVGLPDKATARPDDLSGGQQQRVAIARALVNDPAVMLLDEVTSALDPELVGEVLDLLAELRSEGMTMIINTHEMSFASRIADRICFLHGGEIHEQGTPAEILQAPRRERTRQFLSRLADRTTPPSEQAPDR, encoded by the coding sequence ATGACCGCGGCCGTTCCCGGAGCATCCAGCCTGCTGTCACTGAGCGGAGTCCGCAAGTCGTTCGGCAGCCGCCGGGAGACCAACGTCGTCCTCCGATCGATCGATCTGGAGGTCGCAAGCGGCGAGTGCGTGGTGCTGATCGGTGCGAGCGGCTCCGGGAAATCGACACTGCTGCGTTGCATCAACCTGTTGGAGACGGTGGACGACGGCATCATCACGTTGGACGGTGTGGAGATCACCGATCCCGGCGTCGCCGTCGATCGGATCCGCGGTCGGATCGGGATCGTCTTCCAGGCCTACAACCTGTTTCCGCACCTGTCGGTGATCGACAACATCACCCTGGCACCGACTCGGGTGCACAAGGTGCCCGTCGCCGCAGCGCGTCGGCGGGCGATGGAGATGCTCGAACGGGTCGGTCTGCCGGACAAGGCGACGGCACGTCCGGACGATCTGTCCGGCGGCCAGCAACAGCGGGTGGCGATCGCGCGGGCCTTGGTGAACGATCCTGCCGTGATGCTGCTGGACGAAGTCACCTCGGCCTTGGATCCCGAGTTGGTCGGTGAGGTGCTCGATCTGCTCGCCGAGCTGCGCAGTGAGGGCATGACCATGATCATCAATACCCACGAGATGAGCTTCGCGAGCCGGATCGCCGATCGGATCTGCTTCCTGCACGGCGGCGAGATCCACGAGCAAGGGACACCGGCGGAGATCCTGCAGGCCCCGCGCCGGGAACGTACTCGGCAGTTCCTCTCCCGACTGGCCGACCGGACGACGCCGCCGTCGGAGCAGGCGCCGGACCGCTGA
- a CDS encoding oxygenase MpaB family protein — MTAAPTALPLLDRIRVRMAEAVGSRIGTTGPTSAFAVLREDQDAKRWYPAESPVRTVHGDIAMLIGGIRSLLLQSLHPVAMQAVEEHSGYRSDPWGRLQRTAAFIAITTFGSEEQARAAIDRVLRVHDHVTGTTPSGLPYRASDPHLLSWIHVAEADSFLTAHRLYGTSRLSPAGHDRYVSDLARTASALGVTDAPADVDQLRRQLAAFRPELRGGGQARAATQLLLWRPPLSGTVGAGYRLLAAGAVASLPPWVRQELELPSLPILDRAVVRPAAKALLISVDRGFAATFERRPGAA, encoded by the coding sequence ATGACCGCCGCGCCGACCGCCCTGCCGCTGCTGGACCGGATCCGGGTCCGGATGGCGGAAGCTGTCGGGTCGCGGATCGGCACCACTGGGCCGACGTCGGCGTTCGCCGTGCTGCGCGAAGATCAGGACGCGAAGCGCTGGTATCCAGCGGAGTCGCCGGTGCGGACGGTGCACGGCGACATCGCGATGCTGATCGGCGGGATCCGGTCATTGCTGTTGCAGTCCTTGCATCCGGTCGCGATGCAAGCCGTCGAAGAACATTCCGGATATCGCAGCGACCCGTGGGGCCGTCTGCAGCGGACGGCAGCGTTCATCGCGATCACCACCTTCGGCTCCGAGGAACAAGCCCGGGCAGCGATCGACCGGGTGCTGCGGGTCCATGATCACGTCACCGGCACCACGCCAAGCGGTCTACCCTATCGAGCCTCGGATCCGCACCTGTTGTCCTGGATCCATGTCGCCGAGGCGGACAGCTTCCTGACCGCCCATCGGTTGTACGGCACCAGCCGGCTGTCCCCGGCCGGGCATGACCGTTACGTCTCCGATCTTGCTCGGACCGCCTCGGCGCTCGGGGTGACCGATGCACCGGCCGACGTCGACCAACTCCGGCGGCAGCTGGCAGCGTTCCGTCCCGAGCTGCGGGGTGGCGGTCAGGCACGGGCGGCAACCCAACTGTTGCTGTGGCGTCCTCCGCTGTCCGGCACGGTCGGTGCGGGCTATCGGCTGTTGGCGGCCGGAGCGGTCGCCTCGCTGCCACCGTGGGTGCGCCAGGAGCTGGAGCTGCCGTCCTTGCCGATCCTGGATCGCGCGGTCGTCCGGCCGGCGGCCAAGGCACTGCTGATCAGTGTCGACCGGGGATTCGCTGCGACCTTCGAACGGCGCCCGGGCGCGGCATGA
- a CDS encoding AMP-binding protein — translation MGAYAESYRRSIEDPEGFWLQQADAIDWFTRPRSAHSTEPAGSGDVDRWFADGVLNTSYNALDRHVIGGRGEQPALIFHSEVTGRRRSFSYADLLERVGKLGGALTALGVGKGDGVVIYLPMIPEAVIAMLACARIGAVHSVVFGGFAPAELAKRIDDAQPVVIISAAYGLEADRVIAYKPMLDTALELSEHQPRHCVIVPRNDHADAPVVEMSEPRDLDLAALMRDARIEPAVPVEVAATDPLYILYTSGTTGKPKGIVRDNGGHAVALSYAMRSIFDVGPGEVMFTASDVGWVVGHSFIAYAPLLVGATTVLYEGKPVSALRQAQDTAGGQAQDAGAFWRVVAEHGVRVLFTAPTAIRAIRKVDPDGEAIAASDLSTLQTLFLAGERLDPDTYRWADDQLGVPVVDHWWQTETGWPIVANLRGLEPMPIKPGSSTVPVPGYQVAILDEHGTPVPVGAEGAICLRRPLPPGTLTGVWGDPQRFVTGYLETYPGYYLTGDGGYLDDDGYLFVMGRTDDVINVAGHRLSTGQLEAVLATHPAVAECAVIGVADPLKGQLPRGLVVIKSGVEIDHDQLRDELVALVRQEIGAIASLRRIDAVPALPKTRSGKVLRKTMREIADGQHTQVPSTIEDPSVIDGLRPILTQ, via the coding sequence ATGGGCGCATACGCGGAGAGCTATCGGCGCAGCATCGAGGATCCGGAGGGATTCTGGCTCCAGCAGGCCGACGCGATCGACTGGTTCACCCGACCGCGGTCGGCACACTCGACCGAGCCGGCCGGCTCCGGTGACGTCGACCGTTGGTTCGCCGACGGTGTGCTGAACACCTCCTACAACGCTCTCGATCGACACGTCATCGGCGGCCGTGGTGAACAGCCGGCCCTGATCTTCCACTCCGAGGTCACCGGACGGCGTCGGTCGTTCAGCTACGCCGACCTGCTGGAGCGGGTCGGCAAACTCGGCGGCGCACTGACCGCACTCGGTGTCGGAAAGGGTGACGGGGTGGTGATCTATCTGCCGATGATCCCCGAAGCGGTGATCGCGATGCTCGCCTGTGCTCGGATCGGCGCGGTGCACTCGGTCGTCTTCGGTGGATTTGCGCCCGCCGAGCTGGCCAAGCGGATCGACGACGCTCAGCCGGTGGTGATCATCTCCGCGGCCTACGGCCTGGAGGCGGACCGGGTGATCGCCTACAAGCCGATGCTGGACACGGCCCTGGAGTTGTCCGAGCATCAGCCGCGACACTGCGTGATCGTGCCACGCAATGATCACGCCGACGCACCCGTCGTCGAGATGTCCGAGCCACGTGATCTTGATCTGGCCGCGTTGATGAGGGACGCCCGGATCGAGCCGGCCGTCCCGGTCGAGGTCGCAGCCACGGATCCGCTGTACATCCTCTACACCTCAGGCACCACCGGGAAGCCGAAGGGCATCGTTCGCGACAACGGCGGTCATGCGGTGGCGCTCAGCTACGCGATGAGGTCGATCTTCGATGTCGGGCCCGGTGAGGTGATGTTCACCGCGAGCGACGTCGGTTGGGTGGTCGGGCACTCCTTCATCGCCTACGCGCCGCTGTTGGTCGGTGCAACGACCGTGCTGTACGAGGGCAAGCCGGTCAGTGCCCTTCGACAAGCTCAGGACACCGCCGGGGGACAGGCTCAGGATGCCGGTGCGTTCTGGCGGGTGGTGGCCGAGCACGGCGTCAGGGTGCTCTTCACCGCACCGACGGCGATCCGCGCCATCCGCAAGGTCGATCCGGACGGGGAAGCCATTGCTGCGTCCGATCTCTCGACGCTGCAGACGCTCTTCCTGGCCGGCGAACGGCTGGATCCGGACACCTATCGGTGGGCCGATGATCAACTCGGCGTCCCGGTCGTGGACCACTGGTGGCAGACCGAGACCGGTTGGCCGATCGTCGCCAACCTGCGCGGGCTGGAGCCGATGCCGATCAAGCCCGGATCGTCGACCGTCCCGGTGCCCGGCTACCAGGTGGCGATCCTGGACGAACACGGTACGCCGGTGCCGGTCGGTGCCGAGGGAGCGATCTGCCTCCGTCGACCGCTGCCACCGGGCACCCTGACCGGCGTCTGGGGCGATCCGCAGCGGTTCGTCACCGGCTATCTGGAGACCTATCCCGGCTACTACCTGACCGGTGACGGTGGCTACCTCGATGACGACGGCTATCTGTTCGTGATGGGCCGCACCGACGACGTGATCAACGTCGCCGGCCACCGGCTGTCCACCGGGCAGCTGGAGGCGGTGCTGGCGACCCATCCCGCGGTCGCCGAATGCGCCGTGATCGGGGTCGCCGACCCGCTGAAGGGACAGCTCCCGCGCGGCCTGGTGGTGATCAAGTCCGGTGTCGAGATCGACCATGATCAACTACGCGACGAGCTGGTCGCCCTGGTCCGCCAGGAGATCGGCGCGATCGCATCGCTGCGACGGATCGATGCCGTACCGGCGCTACCCAAGACGCGGTCGGGGAAGGTGCTGCGCAAGACGATGCGAGAGATCGCCGACGGCCAGCACACTCAGGTGCCCTCGACCATCGAGGACCCGTCGGTGATCGACGGACTGCGACCGATCCTGACCCAGTGA